Within the Sesamum indicum cultivar Zhongzhi No. 13 unplaced genomic scaffold, S_indicum_v1.0 scaffold00286, whole genome shotgun sequence genome, the region NNNNNNNNNNNNNNNNNNNNNNNNNNNNNNNNNNNNNNNNNNNNNNNNNNNNNNNNNNNNNNNNNNNNNNNNNNNNNNNNNNNNNNNNNNNNNNNNNNNNNNNNNNNNNNNNNNNNNNNNNNNNNNNNNNNNNNNNNNNNNNNNNNNNNNNNNNNNNNNNNNNNNNNNNNNNNNNNNNNNNNNNNNNNNNNNNNNNNNNNNNNNNNNNNNNNNNNNNNNNNNNNNNNNNNNNNNNNNNNNNNNNNNNNNNNNNNNNNNNNNNNNNNNNNNNNNNNNNNNNNNNNNNNNNNNNNNNNNNNNNNNNNNNNNNNNNNNNNNNNNNNNNNNNNNNNNNNNNNNNNNNNNNNNNNNNNNNNNNNNNNNNNNNNNNNNNNNNNNNNNNNNNNNNNNNNNNNNNNNNNNNNNNNNNNNNNNNNNNNNNNNNNNNNNNNNNNNNNNNNNNNNNNNNNNNNNNNNNNNNNNNNNNNNNNNNNNNNNNNNNNNNNNNNNNNNNNNNNNNNNNNNNNNNNNNNNNNNNNNNNNNNNNNNNNNNNNNNNNNNNNNNNNNNNNNNNNNNNNNNNNNNNNNNNNNNNNNNNNNNNNNNNNNNNNNNNNNNNNNNNNNNNNNNNNNNNNNNNNNNNNNNNNNNNNNNNNNNNNNNNNNNNNNNNNNNNNNNNNNNNNNNNNNNNNNNNNNNNNNNNNNNNNNNNNNNNNNNNNNNNNNNNNNNNNNNNNNNNNNNNNNNNNNNNNNNNNNNNNNNNNNNNNNNNNNNNNNNNNNNNNNNNNNNNNNNNNNNNNNNNNNNNNNNNNNNNNNNNNNNNNNNNNNNNNNNNNNNNNNNNNNNNNNNNNNNNNNNNNNNNNNNNNNNNNNNNNNNNNNNNNNNNNNNNNNNNNNNNNNNNNNNNNNNNNNNNNNNNNNNNNNNNNNNNNNNNNNNNNNNNNNNNNNNNNNNNNNNNNNNNNNNNNNNNNNNNNNNNNNNNNNNNNNNNNNNNNNNNNNNNNNNNNNNNNNNNNNNNNNNNNNNNNNNNNNNNNNNNNNNNNNNNNNNNNNNNNNNNNNNNNNNNNNNNNNNNNNNNNNNNNNNNNNNNNNNNNNNNNNNNNNNNNNNNNNNNNNNNNNNNNNNNNNNNNNNNNNNNNNNNNNNNNNNNNNNNNNNNNNNNNNNNNNNNNNNNNNNNNNNNNNNNNNNNNNNNNNNNNNNNNNNNNNNNNNNNNNNNNNNNNNNNNNNNNNNNNNNNNNNNNNNNAGAGCTAGAGTAGTTCAATACAAGTCAGCAGACATGATGGAAACAGGGGAAGCACAGTTCATGGTGATCCTGATTGGCATCACGGTACCATTCTGGATGGATACACGTATAGACAAAAGGATACCAATTCAAGGCCTAAACCCAATGAACTccaattctcaaattgaacagcctgcttaattatttcaatgttTCAGATCTAAATCTATTAACAAGTTGCATATTTCAGAGACCAAATACAATAGAAGGGTTTTGGGGGTAGCTGATCATAAACCAATCTTGACTAgcataatcattcatgatacatGTACTCACAGAGCTTCACAACTCAGTAAATTACTAAATGAAACAATACTTGAGCACGAGCTTATCACTTTCAATCTTACCCAAACTgactaaaaaaaagtaatatcaCNNNNNNNNNNNNNNNNNNNNNNNNNNNNNNNNNNNNNNNNNNNNNNNNNNNNNNNNNNNNNNNNNNNNNNNNNNNNNNNNNNNNNNNNNNNNNNNNNNNNNNNNNNNNNNNNNNNNNNNNNNNNNNNNNNNNNNNNNNNNNNNNNNNNNNNNNNNNNNNNNNNNNNNNNNNNNNNNNNNNNNNNNNNNNNNNNNNNNNNNNNNNNNNNNNNNNNNNNNNNNNNNNNNNNNNNNNNNNNNNNNNNNNNNNNNNNNNNNNNNNNNNNNNNNNNNNNNNNNNNNNNNNNNNNNNNNNNNNNNNNNNNNNNNNNNNNNNNNNNNNNNNNNNNNNNNNNNNNNNNNNNNNNNNNNNNNNNNNNNNNNNNNNNNNNNNNNNNNNNNNNNNNNNNNNNNNNNNNNNNNNNNNNNNNNNNNNNNNNNNNNNNNNNNNNNNNNNNNNNNNNNNNNNNNNNNNNNNNNNNNNNNNNNNNNNNNNNNNNNNNNNNNNNNNNNNNNNNNNNNNNNNNNNNNNNNNNNNNNNNNNNNNNNNNNNNNNNTTTCCAAGAGACCATTTCTGCGTGATACCAGAAGAGGATCAcacataagaaaagaaaacaaacctaGAACATAACGAGACTGCAAGATCATATGATAACTGGAAGCGAGACACCATTGGAGGACACCTAATAGCTGCACTATGTATTGCAGCTTCTCTTGCAACACTCGACGATTCAGTATTAGCCATATCAGCAACATTTCCGCAATAATatcctaaaataataataagatcgAATAAACAGAATAAGCACTTTAATTtcagatattgatattaaataacttcTCTAGATAGATCAACATAAATATCGGTAGGAATTAAGCCAGTACAAGTGACTTACCAGGACTGAACCCCGAGTGATAAGCTCTTGGGAAGTGACAACAAATTCTCGAGCTTTTTGCACCAGTAGTCAAGAAAAACATTGATTTAAGAGAGTGACTTACAATGCAATCAAAGATTAAATCATTAAAGATGCAGAACAACAAAAAGTAACACAGacctaatattaacaaatgaTGGTATCTAATTGTATCTGTTGATTTTCAATGGATAAGAAAATCCCTAGCAAAATGCTAAGTCCTCAAAGGTACCTAAAAGATTTTTACAGTACTTATGTTCCATATATTCTTCTCATGATgtaatctttttttcatttaaaacaCCTTGTCGTGAGCTAATAACTCAATACCACCCAATATCTATTGTCGAGTATGGACTTGAATTTTACTCCTTCAACACTTCAAGagcataaaaagataaatgcaGGAGAGCACTAACACACCTAGCCCCTCAAAAGAATAGCTCGCACTACCAATGAACTAATGAATGGGTTCTGCATAAGAGTGTAGGGGACAAATGATAAAGATGATATGACAGCATATAAATAGTCACCTGCACCACGGAACACCAGCACTAAGAAGCACATCCAGGGACATCATCTGGTGTCCTCACCAAGTGTAGCAAATGTAACTGAAAGATATCTGATGAACTTCATTAAAGAGTAAAAAGAAGATGGAACACAAAAAAGGAATCtgattttattatcaattattagtTAACAATGATTCGCAACCTCACATACCTGGATAAACCGCATTCATGGGCCAGTATAGATTAGaagtgaaaaatttataatactcgTCTATATGCACCATGGTAGACTTCTTTAACTCTAACATGCAAGCACatacattttccttttaaggGGCGGTCATGTAAGATGCACTACtgctattttaataaataagaaaagaaaggactGCCGCAATGTCATTAAAGTTATTGCCTCCAACAGAATGAAATACTATGTGCACATAATCTCAAATCAAAACTTTATCATATTACACTTTATTATTGACCCACCCAGTTCAATCGACCCAGTACCAAGTCATACGGTTCACCAGTTGTACCACTGGATCGAACGgttttcatgaaaaaaagCAGTTTTTTTGGCTCCTCCGGTTTTTTGGTTTCAACTGGCCCATTTTGTGGCCTGGTTGGCGTTTTGGACAGTCCAACTGTCCGGGCGTGGGTTTCAAAACCTTGGTTTGGTTTCCATCATGTTTCTTACTTTTTGGATCTTTGGGTGGGTGCCGGTGTTAGCAAGTGAATGAACTTGCATCCATGCCTCCCCTTCCGTGGATGAATAATTGGCAGTCACGAGTAAGCAGAAGATAAACTGCTTTTTTCCTTTGGCGCTTGTTGGGTCTAAATGAACTTTTAATATGACAGGAGTGCTACCCAAGTATTTCAGTTCCGAATGGTCAGTAGCTCAGTTCCGTTTGCCTGAAGGATCCCAGTATATtgtggcttttggtcaccagAAGAATACAGTGGTAATTCTCGGCTTGGATGGAAGGTTAGTTCTCATAATCCCATCAGGACTGCTTCAATTAGTAGGAGCTTTCCCACGTTCTAGTTCATATGCAGATACCGGCTTCTGTTATATCTTCTCTGGTACCCAGTGTCTGGAAAGTCTGGCCAGTGTACCCTTCCCTCCAAAAGTCACCCAACATGCACACCCCTAAGATCTATCTTCAAATGTCATGTTGCCAGCTGTCTCgcttatttagaaaataaattcatttgtaATTGGGATAATATGCAGTTTTTACCGCTGCAAGTTTGACCCAGCAACCGGCGGGGAGATGACACAATTGGAGTATCACAATTTTCTCAAGCCTGAAGAAGCTTTTTAGATGGGCTGGATAATGTGCATATTTTTGCACCGTATGCTCTGGTCATCTTTTTCCCTACTAATTTGTGGATCCATGATCATGTAAATATCGAGtgtaaaatgtaaatttaacCAACAGTTTGAAGCTGGGTAACCTATGAGGACCttaaattgtgaaaatgaaaaaaaaaaaatgtcagctgtacaaattttatttgtttggagATAATCTTTCATCCAGTTCTGTACTTGGTATGGTCTTTATGGTAGTGTGGTATATTTGTGGGGAATCAATCTCTCTGGTAAGAGATATAGATGGGTCCAGTGCTGTTTTGTCATTCTTGAAGGCTGGCAAATAGGGTTTTGCGATGGATGTGTATCGTGTTATGTATTGTGAGAGAGATGGCTGAGTATGTTACAAAATTATCCTGTGGACTACATTGGAGTGCTGGCTTGAAAGTGGtgtaagtaaatattttttaaggacaatattttcatttagtgTTTGAGGGTTATTTAATAGTATGAAATATGTATCTAATCGTTTATTGATATAAGGATCAGTTACCAGAGGAAAAAAGATCATAGTATAGCAACTAGCAACAACCTTGGAAAAGACTCGAATATGACAAGGAGGACCAGAAAGATTGTTCTGTTTAAGAGGGCCCCCAAGATCAAGAATTTTTTAGAATGAGATAAAACAGCATGTAAGGAACAATACAATAACGCCCCTGTACGTTGTTGGAATTCATGTGGATTTATGGATCAGACCAcatatgatgatgatattaCATAGTTAATTATTCTACTGTCAACATAGTTGAAAACATACTTGTCAAGCAGTTGTAACACCTCTCAACCTACAAACCAAGGAAGGATTGTACTCCTTAACTTACGAACTACTGacagtataatatataatccCTTAGTGAACCATTCTGAACCTACAACGCTCCAAAAATTCAACCCTTAACTAATGCAAAGATGTTCACACCCGCACTCAGTCCACCAGCTCCAGTGAACCAAGTGTTCTCATCACACACACGTGTTCCAGCTGTGTTATTTGTGCAAATCAAATTGAAGGATCCGCAGCTCTAGTCGGAGGATTCCTATGATGAGACTACGTACGGCTTCAGTTCAGAGTGTACTCTTCACTTGAGCTGGTGGATTGGCTGGGAGTGCAAACATGTTTCCAATGCGATTgattcaatataataatagtttgcTACAAGTTTGTGCTTACAAATCACTTAATCAGTGATGGCAATCAAGGTCCACGGACACCCTGTCTCCTCTCCTCAGCAGTACAGAGAGTTCTTCTCTGCATAGCAGAGATACATCCCgaataccaatttttttttaaccaaaaccacctagaggtggggggagcttttcggagtccccagtccttctatattaaaacGCCCAAAATAGTTACAACGGGGAGGGCTACCTCCCTAGAATTTCTAGTAAAGctataaacaaggagtactactcccttacaaatagagcaacaaaaaacaaggagtactactcccttacagcAAAAGACTCGAACAGGTGTCGTATAAAAAGTATGGCGAGTCAAAAAGGTTTTTGTTATCCCACCACGTCGTGGATCGCACAGCATAACTTAAATTACagttcatcaatgaaatccaatcctcaaagtgtaataatcactaaaattatacctatctttatataccaaaccattaattatatttttcagattaaaacACACCTACCACATATATAGACGTATTGGGCCAGCGTGGACTTCCAGCGCGAGTCCTCAAAGAATAAGTCGAATCGTGCGACGAACTCTACTGTGTCCTCAATTGTGTATCAGTGGGAGGGGGTCTTCCTCTATTGACATGCAcaagaggaagttggtaagtaaataatagtaattttaatgcTTTaccattatattataaaaaagatgcTAAATGTTTTTCTTCTACAGGAGGCAAAGGTCCGTTGCCCCCTAAGcagatggagttatttgagatgtgctacaagaaaaaagtggaTGGCGGTTGGAGCGGGCCGAGGGCGGGTTCGCATAAGCTTCAGATCTATTAACAAGTTGCATATTTTCGAgaacaaatacaataaaagTGTTTTGGAGGTAGCTGATCATAATTCAATCTTGAGTAgcataatcattcatgatCATGTACTCACAAAGCTCCACATCCCAGTAAATTaccaaatgaaacaatatttGAGCAGAAGCTCATCAGCTTCAATATTACCCAAACTGACTAAATACAGGAATATCTCGAATAACATCTACATAAGACTAAACTGTACAGGAAATCCTAATTTGAGGATTGTTCAAACAGCAGAAACACCCTCTCACTCACAATATGGTATTAGAAGATGAATGTATTCAACTTGGAAAGGAGACTGAACTGTTCGTGGTAATAACCAACAATGATAAACTGTGAAGGCCCTTTAAACCATCAGAAATTGAAGCTGGTTCTTGAATTAGAAGATAAAGAGGgatgaaaattggatttggaCAGGTCAAGGGGACCAAACATCATAAAAGTGGCTTCcattaaaatttcatgtaataGAATTCATCATTCACAAAAAGAACTAGCATGGTtctgaaaattaattgttacAAGTCATAAGAAAAGCGGAAATCTCTGCTCACCAGATGCATACGAGATTATTTGCCTTNNNNNNNNNNNNNNNNNNNNNNNNNNNNNNNNNNNNNNNNNNNNNNNNNNNNNNNNNNNNNNNNNNNNNNNNNNNNNNNNNNNNNNNNNNNNNNNNNNNNNNNNNNNNNNNNNNNNNNNNNNNNNNNNNNNNNNNNNNNNNNNNNNNNNNNNNNNNNNNNNNNNNNNNNNNNNNNNNNNNNNNNNNNNNNNNNNNNNNNNNNNNNNNNNNNNNNNNNNNNNNNNNNNNNNNNNNNNNNNNNNNNNNNNNNNNNNNNNNNNNNNNNNNNNNNNNNNNNNNNNNNNNNNNNNNNNNNNNNNNNNNNNNNNNNNNNNNNNNNNNNNNNNNNNNNNNNNNNNNNNNNNNCCTCATTACATGGCGAAaaacttgtgttttcttgGTACTTATGTTTGAGAGTTTAGTACAAATTTCAGTCTCATTCCACCTCATTGATCGATTTTGCTTGTCATAActtaatgatatattatttacctTGACTATGACAACAGCTTTGTCAGAGTGGTGCATGTATCACCATAAAAATGCAGACCAGATCAGTGCAACATAGGATAAACATCTCTAGGTCTAAGGTAGTTCAGAGAGTACCTCTTCTGTCCTTGCTAGTGATATCCTCCGCAAcaacaaaactaaaagaaatggTTTTNNNNNNNNNNNNNNNNNNNNNNNNNNNNNNNNNNNNNNNNNNNNNNNNNNNNNNNNNNNNNNNNNNNNNNNNNNNNNNNNNNNNNNNNNNNNNNNNNNNNNNNNNNNNNNNNNNNNNNNNNNNNNNNNNNNNNNNNNNNNNNNNNNNNNNNNNNNNNNNNNNNNNNNNNNNNNNNNNNNNNNNNNNNNNNNNNNNNNNNNNNNNNNNNNNNNNNNNNNNNNNNNNNNNNNNNNNNNNNNNNNNNNNNNNNNNNNNNNNNNNNNNNNNNNNNNNNNNNNNNNNNNNNNNNNNNNNNNNNNNNNNNNNNNNNNNNNNNNNNNNNNNNNNNNNNNNNNNNNNNNNNNNNNNNNNNNNNNNNNNNNNNNNNNNNNNNNNNNNNNNNNNNNNNNNNNNNNNNNNNNNNNNNNNNNNNNNNNNNNNNNNNNNNNNNNNNNNNNNNNNNNNNNNNNNNNNNNNNNNNNNNNNNNNNNNNNNNNNNNNNNNNNNNNNNNNNNNNNNNNNNNNNNNNNNNNNNNNNNNNNNNNNNNNNNNNNNNNNNNNNNNNNNNNNNNNNNNNNNNNNNNNNNNNNNNNNNNNNNNNNNNNNNNNNNNNNNNNNNNNNNNNNNNNNNNNNNNNNNNNNNNNNNNNNNNNNNNNNNNNNNNNNNNNNNNNNNNNNNNNNNNNNNNNNNNNNNNNNNNNNNNNNNNNNNNNNNNNNNNNNNNNNNNNNNNNNNNNNNNNNNNNNNNNNNNNNNNNNNNNNNNNNNNNNNNNNNNNNNNNNNNNNNNNNNNNNNNNNNNNNNNNNNNNNNNNNNNNNNNNNNNNNNNNNNNNNNNNNNNNNNNNNNNNNNNNNNNNNNNNNNNNNNNNNNNNNNNNNNNNNNNNNNNNNNNNNNNNNNNNNNNNNNNNNNNNNNNNNNNNNNNNNNNNNNNNNNNNNNNNNNNNNNNNNNNNNNNNNNNNNNNNNNNNNNNNNNNNNNNNNNNNNNNNNNNNNNNNNNNNNNNNNNNNNNNNNNNNNNNNNNNNNNNNNNNNNNNNNNNNNNNNNNNNNNNNNNNNNNNNNNNNNNNNNNNNNNNNNNNNNNNNNNNNNNNNNNNNNNNNNNNNNNNNNNNNNNNNNNNNNNNNNNNNNNNNNNNNNNNNNNNNNNNNNNNNNNNNNNNNNNNNNNNNNNNNNNNNNNNNNNNNNNNNNNNNNNNNNNNNNNNNNNNNNNNNNNNNNNNNNNNNNNNNNNNNNNNNNNNNNNNNNNNNNNNNNNNNNNNNNNNNNNNNNNNNNNNNNNNNNNNNNNNNNNNNNNNNNNNNNNNNNNNNNNNNNNNNNNNNNNNNNNNNNNNNNNNNNNNNNNNNNNNNNNNNNNNNNNNNNNNNNNNNNNNNNNNNNNNNNNNNNNNNNNNNNNNNNNNNNNNNNNNNNNNNNNNNNNNNNNNNNNNNNNNNNNNNNNNNNNNNNNNNNNNNNNNNNNttcaaaataattttttagatgatgTTGACAATTCCTCTAGAAAAAAACTTcactatat harbors:
- the LOC110011447 gene encoding lysine-specific demethylase JMJ705-like, whose amino-acid sequence is MMSLDVLLSAGVPWCSSRICCHFPRAYHSGFSPGYYCGNVADMANTESSSVAREAAIHSAAIRCPPMVSRFQLSYDLAVSLCSRFVFFSYV